In the bacterium genome, ATGAATTGCCTGTGGCCTTAAGCCAATATGACCCATTACCGGAATATCTGCATCCAACATTGCCTTTATGGTTGGGATAATCTCAATGCCTCCCTCAAGCTTTACCGCACTTGCCCCACCCTCTTTTGTCATTCTTCCTGCATTATAGACAGAATCTTTTATATCAACCTTATATGACATAAATGGCATATCACCAACTAACAAGGCATTCTTTATCCCCCTCTTTACTGCCTTTAGATGATGAAGCATCTCCTCCATTGTAACCGGAAGGGTATTCTCATAACCTAAAACAACCATACCTAAAGAATCTCCCACCAAAACTATATCAACCCCAGCTTTATCCAATATCTTTGCCATCTGGAAATCATAGCAAGTAAGGGCAGTAATCTTTTTCTCCCCCTTCATCCTCTGAATTTCGGGAATTGTCATCTTACAACCTCCAATCTATTTACCCTTAAGAATTCCTCTGGTGTATTAAATGCGGTAAGAAATAATGGTGTCCCGGCAAAAGATAATGGCGAAACAGGCCCTGTTGTCATAAAGGCATATTGCCTTGATGCAATATCAAAAGCACTATGGGGGTCACGAAACCGTTGATAAAGTTTAAGGCTATTGGGGTCACCGCCAATAATTTCTTTTAGAGAGATAAATTCAGCACCTAAAGCCAAACCAAACCCAAAGAAAAATATTCTCAATTGTCCAATAATTTCCCGATGGAGACTTGATAAGCTCTGGCTAATAAACATCCATCCGAGACCATATTTTCTTGTGGTTCTCGCGGCATTCACAAGGATTTCGCGGACACTCCGAGCGGCACTATCATCAGAGGGTAGGTCTCGGGGAGCAAGCCGGTGAGCTTCATCAATAACAACAAGTGCATTGAGACCTTGACCTTCCTTGTAGAAGTATTCTGCCGTCTGAGTCAGTCCATCGAGAAGTCGCTTTATCACTAAAGCTTGAATTTTATCATTCCAAAACAAGTCTTTTGCTTGTTCTTTTGAGAGATCAATGACAAGGATAGGTCTTACCTCTGTTTCTGGATTTAGAAGCCAACTTAAGGCTTTATTCACACTCTTTGCACCACTTCTATCTATTCTGAACAACTCAGTTATTGGCGTCCAATATTCCTTATAAAATTCATTTGCGTCAGCTTCTTTGATAGCAGTATCAAAACGAAGTCTTGAAGCCTCAGTGCGGTAAAAAACTTTTTGGACCCTCTCATCTTTAAGAAGACTCCATGCTTTATCAAAGGAGACCCTTGCGTGGAGTTCTTCAAGTCTAACTTTAGCCTTTTGTAATTTGTCAGAGAGAATGCTACAGGCAAGTTCTCGGTTTTCTCCTTTGGGAATAGTCAGTCGCTCAAAAAACAAGGACTCGAAGAAAATTTGCTCAAACAACTCCCACCTGTCCAAAACCAAATTTCTGACAGTCATAACGAAGCTATTCTTACCTAAAACTTGAGTTATTTTCTTCATCGGTAAGACAAAACCATTTCCGGTTCTTTCATTTAGCATATCTTTGCTAAATTCACCCTGAGGATCAATAACGAGAAGAGCCATTTTGGGATAACGAGCATATGCTAATAGGATCATTTTTGCCAGAACAGATTTACCCGAGCCGGTTTTACCAAATATGCCGAGATGATATGCCTCACCAGCTCCATTTGGTCCTATTCCGAAATGCTTAAACCAAAGAGGAAGTTTTGGCGTTGAGCCATAGACATAACCCAAATAAAATATTTCATCCCTATACCTTTCTAACAACCTGTTTAATATTTGGTCAGTTGCTAAATGGATAAATGTGCCGGTAGCTGGAACAGTTCCTAAAATACCTGGTTCAAATCTATTGCTCACATCCCTAAATACTGCGCTTACCGTCATATCTCCTAAGTGGGTATCTTGCTGTCCACTCACAGGATTAACCTGGCCTCTTTGTCTTGTAAGAGACCTCATTGTTGGATCTTCAAGCCAAATATTCCTTAGTTGAACCTCTGTGATTTGTCCTAAGGCATAATGAGGCTTACCATCCTGAGAAAATCTGAAAAATGCAAGTTCTCCCACCAATTTTTTACCAACAGCAGTGCCAAGGATGTCTAAAGAAAGTTCACTGGTAGAAGAAGGAGAACCTATTGTTCCAATCCGTTCAGAGGTGCTGATTAATTGCTCAATATTTGTTCTTTCGTCGCTCATATTTACCTTCCACTTTCAGTTCTATAACCATGCATACTGAAAAATATTTCTCCGATATCCCCTTGATGTAACTCGGTCATTCTTCTGGTAGCGGTTTGTCTACAGGCTGGAATTGCACCTCCAAGATGCTTTACCATACGGTCTGCGATATAAAGGGGATATGGCTCAAGAATACCGGGTGTGCCAGATTGATATTTAAGTCCTTGAAGCAATATTGCTATCCGAGAATTATTTGTGGCAATAGAAGATGCTATTTCAATCCTTAAAGCCGGCGTCCAATTGTGGGGCTTGTAATACATAACATAAAGCCTATTTATGGCTGATAAAACCTCATCTCTTAATCCTTCAAGTTCTTTATCTTTGAAAGGAAGTCTTAAGTGCCAGGGCTGTTGAGGTTCTTCTAATGGGATTGGTGAGGTAAATTCGCCGGGAGATAAAATAGTGGTTAAGATTGCTCTGTCATCATAATGAGATGACCATTCAAGTTAGCAATTCTCGGTGAAGTTATAAAGGCTATATTATCAAGCCTTCCTGGAAAATAAGAAAATATTTTTCGCAAAAAAA is a window encoding:
- the panB gene encoding 3-methyl-2-oxobutanoate hydroxymethyltransferase, producing MTIPEIQRMKGEKKITALTCYDFQMAKILDKAGVDIVLVGDSLGMVVLGYENTLPVTMEEMLHHLKAVKRGIKNALLVGDMPFMSYKVDIKDSVYNAGRMTKEGGASAVKLEGGIEIIPTIKAMLDADIPVMGHIGLRPQAIHKMGGYKVQRDEGLIEEAKALEEAGIFSLVLECIPGSLAKKITESLKIPTIGIGSGIYCDGQILVLNDIIGLTERSPKFVRRYLNMKDEISNAIERFIEDVSKGDFPKKEESYE
- a CDS encoding DUF87 domain-containing protein — translated: MSDERTNIEQLISTSERIGTIGSPSSTSELSLDILGTAVGKKLVGELAFFRFSQDGKPHYALGQITEVQLRNIWLEDPTMRSLTRQRGQVNPVSGQQDTHLGDMTVSAVFRDVSNRFEPGILGTVPATGTFIHLATDQILNRLLERYRDEIFYLGYVYGSTPKLPLWFKHFGIGPNGAGEAYHLGIFGKTGSGKSVLAKMILLAYARYPKMALLVIDPQGEFSKDMLNERTGNGFVLPMKKITQVLGKNSFVMTVRNLVLDRWELFEQIFFESLFFERLTIPKGENRELACSILSDKLQKAKVRLEELHARVSFDKAWSLLKDERVQKVFYRTEASRLRFDTAIKEADANEFYKEYWTPITELFRIDRSGAKSVNKALSWLLNPETEVRPILVIDLSKEQAKDLFWNDKIQALVIKRLLDGLTQTAEYFYKEGQGLNALVVIDEAHRLAPRDLPSDDSAARSVREILVNAARTTRKYGLGWMFISQSLSSLHREIIGQLRIFFFGFGLALGAEFISLKEIIGGDPNSLKLYQRFRDPHSAFDIASRQYAFMTTGPVSPLSFAGTPLFLTAFNTPEEFLRVNRLEVVR